In a genomic window of Hyphomonas sp.:
- a CDS encoding STAS/SEC14 domain-containing protein, with product MPYTIQAETELLTTIDAQGELNPDAMPEAVDQLMETTSEDAPGGLLVRLQHMDLGSLHTVASDWSRKAEFFALQKRFGKVAVLTDQPWVRQSAKMQAVALPDTELKVYDLADEVDARVWLEKVPAEAA from the coding sequence TACGATCCAGGCCGAAACCGAACTTCTCACCACCATCGATGCGCAAGGCGAACTCAACCCGGATGCCATGCCCGAAGCGGTGGACCAATTGATGGAGACCACCAGCGAGGACGCCCCTGGCGGACTTCTGGTCAGACTGCAGCACATGGATCTTGGCAGTCTCCACACAGTGGCCAGCGACTGGTCACGCAAGGCGGAATTCTTCGCGCTTCAGAAGCGGTTCGGCAAGGTAGCGGTTCTGACCGACCAGCCCTGGGTACGCCAGTCAGCGAAAATGCAGGCCGTCGCGCTGCCGGATACCGAATTGAAAGTCTATGACCTCGCCGACGAGGTCGATGCGCGCGTCTGGCTGGAGAAGGTGCCCGCAGAGGCGGCCTG